The region CCGTACGTGCCGACGTCGGTGATCGGCACCATGCCGCCGGAGGCCCGCGACCACGAACCGCTGGTCGCGCTGGACGGCGGCCACGACGGGCTGGCCGTGCAGCGCCGGGTGGTCGCCGACGCCCCGGCGTGGCTCGCGCCCGGCGGCGCGCTGCTGGTGGAGACCGGCGAACGGCTCGCGCCCGGCACGCTCGCGGCGTTCCGGGCGGCCGGGTTCGACGCCGCGGTGCGCCGGTCGGCGGAGGTGGACGCGACCGTCGTGGTCGGGCGGGCTACGCGCCGACCACCCCGTCGCTGAGCTCGCGCACCACGTCGAGCTGGCCCAGGTGCCGGGCGTACTCCTGCACCAGGTGGAACAGGATCCAGGCCAGCGTGGGCCGGGGGATCGCGTCCGCCTCCCACGACACCGCCACGTCGGCGAGGTCGGCGGCGGCCGCGATCTTTCGGGACCGCTCGCACTGCTCGCGGTAGAACGCCGTGACGGTCTCGAAGGTGTCGCCCTCCTCCAGCACCCACTCGGCGTCGCGCACGTCCGGGTTGCCGCGCGGGTGCTCGACCTCCTCGCCCGCGAAGCACCACCGCAGCCAGCGCAGCTCCACGTACGCCAGGTGCTTGACCAGGGCCAGTGGGGTCCAGCCCGAGGGCACCCGGCTGGTCCGCAGGTCGTGCTCGGACATGCCGTCGAGCTTGCGCAGCAGGGTGTCGCGGTAGAAGTCCAGGTACTCGACCACCAGGCGGGCCGGGTCGGCGAGGTCCGTGGCGGGCTCGTGGGGAACCCGGATCTCGGCGTGCACCCGCTCGCCGGTCACGGTGAGCGCCGCGCCGACCCGGCGCAGCACGGTCAGGGCGCCGGTGTTGCCGGTGGTCGTCTCGGCGTGGACGGTGGCGATCCCCCGGCCGGTGGCCTTCGTCACGACCTTGCACAGCGCGGTCAGCCCGACGCCGCGGCCGCGCGCCGAGCGGGCCACCCACAGGCCGGTCTCGCCGGTGTCGGTCAGCCGGATCATGCCGAGGGTGCGGTCGCCCTCGGTGATCTCGTAGGCGTGCTGCCGGAAGCCCCGGTAGAAGTCGCGGAACTCCTCGGCGCGGTCGGGTCGCCAGCCCGGCGGCATCACGTCCGCCGGGTCGGCGTCGGTCGCGGCGAGCGCGAGCAGTCGTTCCAGGCCGTCGTCGTCCAGCGGGCGCAGGCCGATCACCGGATCAGCTCCTTCTCCAGAGGTGCGGGGAACCGCGAGAGCACGCGGATCCCGTCGGTCCACTCGGCCAGCCGGGCCGCTTCGCGGTCGATCGCGTCGGTGGCCTCGCGGCCCACG is a window of Saccharothrix espanaensis DSM 44229 DNA encoding:
- a CDS encoding GNAT family N-acetyltransferase, with the translated sequence MIGLRPLDDDGLERLLALAATDADPADVMPPGWRPDRAEEFRDFYRGFRQHAYEITEGDRTLGMIRLTDTGETGLWVARSARGRGVGLTALCKVVTKATGRGIATVHAETTTGNTGALTVLRRVGAALTVTGERVHAEIRVPHEPATDLADPARLVVEYLDFYRDTLLRKLDGMSEHDLRTSRVPSGWTPLALVKHLAYVELRWLRWCFAGEEVEHPRGNPDVRDAEWVLEEGDTFETVTAFYREQCERSRKIAAAADLADVAVSWEADAIPRPTLAWILFHLVQEYARHLGQLDVVRELSDGVVGA